Proteins co-encoded in one Amaranthus tricolor cultivar Red isolate AtriRed21 chromosome 7, ASM2621246v1, whole genome shotgun sequence genomic window:
- the LOC130818114 gene encoding protein SMAX1-LIKE 3-like: MRTGGCSIQQSLTPEAAAIVKQAINLARRRGHAQVTPIHIASVMLASPNGLLRGACLKSHSHPLQCKALELCFNVALNRLPTTTPTPILGPHSHYPTLANALMAAFKRAQAHQRRGSIESQQQPILALKIEIEQLVISILDDPSVSRVMREAGFSSTHVKSNVEQNVSSLEGCSQTTTITTNNNNNNISCNKNNVYVKCETVSPLDFHFSGANLHRDSKIISLNLLSSQARAEDVSSLIDWWTNKKEKSSVVLVGECLSTCEGVVRGFKERVDKGDEQVPLEFRYLQFLNCPLSSMKNLSREEIDLKLGEIRCVLKGCLGRGVVLYLGDLKWVAEYWAYYGEQRRHYYCPIEHLVMGLRRLVFGNLEISGRLWLMGIATFNSYLKCKSGFPSLETLLDLHPLTTPAGSLDLSLNLESSLLGQNKSDVSGEGFSWPLFENKIDMQLTCCKNCSANCHREAQSLAGSYRNNDSTTTTTTTTTTTTSSSLPSWLQKCKEESKEISTNHEETLQIKELCKKWNSICSTTHKTSNSAEKTLNFSSCSPSSSSISSYDHNKNLHLHESKPMNLTPFMFEPKWGSNQNPFFLQSKPELQSNPNSTPKSDSSSEATETTITQFNHNNPENLEAICSVLNKKIPWQKEIIPEIATTVLRIRSGMIKRMNPSSKIEEQKKETWLFFMGSDDDGKLLVGRELAKLVFGSCTNFKSINLSGYSSTRTDSNDDLRPKRVRDEMGKDFLMRFCDLIKENPHRVFYIEDIEQIDHGSHMGIKHGIETGKIKLSNGEIVSLEDAIVIFSCESFSSASRACSPPVKQKLDHDHDHDDHDGHDDHEDVEGEATSCMPDLDLNLAFQKDENGCSDDQSFWGGDFRILDLVDKQVFFKMIML; encoded by the exons ATGCGAACAGGTGGGTGTAGTATACAACAATCTCTAACACCCGAAGCGGCCGCCATTGTTAAGCAAGCAATAAATCTTGCAAGAAGAAGAGGCCATGCACAAGTTACACCCATACATATAGCTAGTGTTATGCTAGCTTCACCTAATGGGCTTCTAAGAGGAGCTTGCTTAAAATCTCATTCACATCCCCTTCAATGCAAAGCCTTAGAGCTTTGTTTTAATGTAGCCCTAAACCGCCTTCCCACCACCACTCCTACCCCAATCTTAGGCCCACATTCTCACTACCCTACTCTTGCAAATGCCCTTATGGCTGCCTTTAAACGGGCCCAAGCCCATCAAAGACGTGGGTCCATTGAGAGCCAACAACAACCCATCTTGGCCCTAAAAATTGAGATTGAGCAACTAGTTATATCCATCCTTGATGACCCTAGTGTTAGTAGGGTTATGAGGGAAGCTGGTTTTTCTAGCACTCATGTTAAATCTAATGTTGAACAAAATGTTTCTTCCTTAGAGGGTTGttctcaaaccacaacaattactactaataataacaataataatatttcatgTAATAAAAACAATGTTTATGTTAAGTGTGAGACTGTTAGTCCACTTGATTTCCATTTTAGTGGGGCCAATCTTCATCGTGATTCTAAAATAATCTCTCTAAATTTGTTGTCGTCTCAGGCTCGAGCTGAGGATGTTTCGAGCCTGATCGATtggtggacaaacaaaaaggaaaagagCAGTGTAGTCCTAGTAGGGGAATGTTTAAGTACTTGTGAAGGTGTTGTAAGAGGGTTTAAAGAAAGGGTTGATAAAGGGGATGAACAAGTTCCTTTAGAATTTAGGTATTTACAATTTTTGAATTGTCCTTTGTCTTCAATGAAGAATCTCTCAAGGGAAGAAATTGATTTGAAATTAGGGGAAATTAGATGTGTGTTAAAAGGGTGTTTAGGAAGAGGGGTAGTTTTATACTTGGGTGATCTTAAATGGGTAGCTGAATATTGGGCTTATTATGGGGAACAAAGGAGACATTATTATTGTCCTATTGAGCATTTAGTGATGGGATTAAGGAGATTAGTTTTTGGTAATTTGGAGATTAGTGGAAGATTATGGTTAATGGGTATTGCTACTTTTAACTCTTACTTGAAATGTAAATCAGGATTTCCTTCTTTGGAAACCCTTTTGGATCTTCATCCTCTCACTACTCCTGCTGGAAGTTTGGACCTTAGTCTCAATCTTGAAag TTCATTGCTGGGCCAAAACAAAAGTGATGTCTCAGGAGAGGGTTTCAGCTGGCCactatttgaaaataaaattgatatgcAGCTCACTTGTTGTAAGAATTGTTCTGCCAATTGTCATAGAGAAGCACAAAGCTTAGCTGGCAGTTATCGAAATAACGACTCAACAACCACCACAACTACCACCACCACAACCACCACGAGCTCAAGCTTACCATCTTGGCTTCAAAAGTGCAAAGAAGAAAGCAAAGAAATTAGCACTAATCATGAG GAAACATTACAAATCAAAGAGCTATGCAAGAAATGGAACTCAATCTGCAGCACAACTCATAAAACCTCAAATTCAGcagaaaaaaccctaaatttctcATCATGTTcaccttcatcttcatcaatttCATCATATGATCACAATAAAAACCTTCATTTACATGAATCAAAACCCATGAATCTAACGCCATTCATGTTTGAACCCAAATGGGGATCAAATCAAAACCCATTTTTCCTCCAATCAAAACCCGAACTCCAGTCGAATCCAAACTCAACACCGAAATCTGATTCATCAAGTGAAGCAACGGAAACAACCATAACCCAATTCAATCACAATAACCCAGAAAATTTAGAAGCAATTTGCTCtgttttaaacaaaaaaatcccATGGCAGAAAGAAATAATCCCTGAAATTGCAACAACAGTCTTAAGAATCAGATCAGGAATGATTAAAAGGATGAATCCATCATCAAAAATTGAAGAACAAAAGAAGGAAACATGGTTGTTTTTCATGGGTTCAGACGATGATGGAAAATTATTAGTTGGAAGAGAATTAGCAAAATTAGTATTTGGGTCCTGCACAAAtttcaaatcaatcaatttaagTGGTTATTCATCAACAAGAACAGATTCAAATGATGATTTAAGACCCAAAAGAGTAAGAGATGAAATGGGTAAAGATTTTCTAATGAGATTTTGTGATTTAATCAAGGAAAATCCTCATAGAGTATTTTATATTGAGGATATAGAACAAATTGATCATGGGTCCCACATGGGTATCAAACATGGTATTGAGACTGGTAAGATTAAGCTTTCTAATGGGGAAATTGTGTCATTAGAAGATGCAATTGTGATTTTTAGTTGTGAAAGTTTTAGTTCTGCTTCTAGGGCTTGTTCTCCTCCTGTCAAGCAAAAGTTagatcatgatcatgatcatgatgatcATGATGGTCATGATGATCATGAAGATGTGGAAGGTGAGGCTACTTCTTGTATGCCTGATCTTGATTTGAATCTTGCATTTCAGAAAGATGAGAATGGGTGTAGTGATGATCAATCTTTTTGGGGTGGTGATTTTAGGATTCTTGACTTAGTGGATAAACAAGTCTTTTTTAAGATGATAATGTTGTAA